Proteins encoded by one window of Brevibacterium atlanticum:
- a CDS encoding aldo/keto reductase, producing MTTTTLGDLAVSPIGFGCMALSHVYGGTTDESARATLNTVVDAGITFLDTADVYGEPRDGATGPAGTNEEMLAPFLAARRDEIQLATKFGITAVRTGADGAGKRTDGRPEYARSACDASLGRLGVESIDLYYLHRPDPDVPVEETVGAMAELVEAGKVRYIGLSEVTANELRRAHAVHPITAVQSEWSLWSRDVEDHVVPTCAELGIGFVPYSPLGRGFLTGTLTRDQVAGDFRGGTERMGEAWGTNQRIVDIIAEVALRHDATNAQVALAWLLHRASQLGVTAVPIPGSRKPERSLENLGALDLTLDAEDMGRLDAIRTLVEGTRNIVDNPQWISSGRE from the coding sequence TTGACCACGACCACGCTCGGTGACCTCGCCGTCTCCCCCATCGGCTTCGGCTGCATGGCACTGTCCCACGTCTACGGCGGCACGACCGACGAGTCAGCTCGCGCCACTCTCAACACAGTCGTCGACGCCGGCATCACCTTCCTCGACACGGCCGACGTCTACGGCGAACCCCGAGACGGCGCCACAGGCCCGGCCGGGACGAACGAGGAGATGCTCGCCCCGTTCCTCGCCGCCCGCCGCGACGAGATCCAGCTCGCCACGAAATTCGGCATCACCGCCGTTCGCACGGGAGCCGACGGAGCAGGAAAACGCACCGATGGGCGACCGGAGTACGCGCGCTCAGCGTGCGACGCATCGCTGGGCCGCCTCGGCGTGGAGTCGATCGATCTCTACTATCTCCACCGACCCGACCCCGACGTTCCCGTCGAGGAGACCGTCGGCGCGATGGCCGAACTCGTCGAGGCCGGCAAGGTCCGCTACATCGGGCTCTCCGAGGTCACCGCGAACGAACTCCGGCGAGCTCACGCTGTGCACCCGATCACCGCGGTCCAGTCCGAGTGGAGCCTGTGGTCGCGCGACGTCGAAGACCACGTCGTGCCCACCTGCGCCGAACTCGGCATCGGGTTCGTCCCCTACAGCCCGCTGGGCCGCGGATTCCTCACCGGAACGCTGACCAGGGACCAGGTCGCCGGCGATTTCCGCGGCGGCACCGAACGCATGGGTGAGGCCTGGGGGACGAACCAAAGAATCGTCGACATCATCGCCGAGGTGGCCCTGCGTCACGATGCCACCAACGCTCAGGTCGCACTGGCGTGGCTCCTCCATCGGGCGTCGCAGCTCGGTGTCACCGCCGTCCCGATCCCCGGGTCGCGCAAGCCTGAGCGCAGCCTCGAGAACCTCGGCGCCCTGGACCTCACCCTCGATGCCGAGGACATGGGCCGCCTCGATGCGATCCGCACCCTCGTCGAGGGGACCCGGAACATCGTGGACAACCCGCAGTGGATCAGCTCCGGTCGGGAGTGA
- a CDS encoding MerR family transcriptional regulator, which translates to MAHETAEASPTTGRDLTIAEVSEHLGITAHTARYYERAGLIDVPRSQSGHRTFDPKSVERLDFLVRMRSSGMGISQLSRYVELVRAGETTTSQRLQIMVDQRERILAQIQQLELALAASTRSPHTAAHRPPTNLKETTLDHDHAR; encoded by the coding sequence ATGGCACACGAAACCGCCGAGGCGTCACCGACGACCGGCCGAGACCTCACCATCGCCGAGGTCAGCGAACACCTCGGCATCACCGCCCACACCGCCCGCTACTACGAACGCGCGGGCCTCATCGACGTGCCCCGGTCGCAATCGGGACACCGAACCTTTGACCCGAAGAGCGTCGAACGACTCGACTTCCTCGTCCGCATGCGCTCATCGGGAATGGGCATCAGCCAACTCAGCCGCTATGTCGAACTGGTCCGCGCTGGTGAGACGACCACGTCCCAACGCCTGCAGATCATGGTCGACCAGCGCGAACGCATCCTCGCTCAGATCCAGCAACTCGAACTGGCTCTGGCCGCAAGTACAAGATCACCACATACGGCGGCTCACCGTCCGCCCACCAACCTCAAGGAGACCACTCTTGACCACGACCACGCTCGGTGA